In the Harmonia axyridis chromosome 3, icHarAxyr1.1, whole genome shotgun sequence genome, one interval contains:
- the LOC123676450 gene encoding zinc finger RNA-binding protein isoform X9 translates to MATNNYFGFTHGGTQYSAQATGAAYQAASQAGYAVAAPATAAAAATYGTQRPAGYDTAAYQAAAAAAAPGATYAAVSTGATPAYEYGYGYDQTAAAKTATYATTYTQRPATAQPQAQAATAVAAKPAQYTGSYQANPAGYQATYSAQTTIAAQPTTQAKPTMYVAQQTGAAANQQKAVGWQGYKKGGAGGIKNMRMKAPPKPQQLHYCDVCKISCAGPQTYREHLEGQKHKKREAATKMTASVAVTSQNRAGNSLRCQLCDVTCTGNDAYAAHIRGAKHQKVVLLHTKLGKPIPPQEPEVIGGARKSATTAPKINFVQSGGLGMPAGNGENKDDQEAEEVPEPDIQPVGQDYIEEIKSEDGKVISFNCKLCECRFNDPNAKEMHMKGRRHRLQYKKKVDPQLVVDVKPSLKQRRIQEEKARRIAIREEMWTRRHYNNMQGDEEDRMYWEDRRRYEEEYMVMYGHGNMPFPRGRVYPGGAPPPGIPMRRAESSDDRHVMARHTEIYPKEEELQAIQRIVSHTERALKMVSDQLAEDKPNDSTTVKTEGVKIEVDTKSADTQQKEDGRDNQLFSFQQNRDANRMLKGVMRVGHLAKGLLLRGDNKVELVVLCDDKPTLTLLRKVVALLPGFLKEVAPEVAYTVTINAAEAGLTVTGDNLTVLVQLTSPVMRDQEAASGGLDRDVLARGKCLQALAALRHTKWFQARALGLHSCVVIIRILRDLCQRVPTWQPLSSWAMELLAEKVISSVPGSAQLSPGDALRRVMEAVASGLLLPGGPGLGDPCEKDNPDAASALTVQQREDLTCSSQYALRLIAYRQIYKVLGMDPLPAPQKVFRRDRSARKRRRSGGEQEGSESDSGKLIKTDLNDSAKETDK, encoded by the exons ATGGCCACGAATAATTATTTTGGATTTACACATGGTGGAACCCAATATAG TGCCCAAGCTACAGGTGCTGCATACCAGGCTGCCAGTCAGGCAGGATATGCTGTAGCTGCTCCTGCTACAGCTGCTGCAGCAGCCACCTATGGTACTCAGAGACCAGCAGGTTATGACACAGCGGCTTACCAGGCTGCTGCAGCTGCTGCTGCCCCTGGTGCCACTTACGCAGCTGTAAGCACAGGTGCAACACCAGCGTATGAATACGGTTACG GTTACGATCAGACTGCCGCAGCAAAAACTGCAACATATGCTACTACTTATACGCAGAGGCCTGCAACTGCTCAACCTCAAGCACAGGCAGCC ACTGCTGTCGCTGCTAAACCTGCTCAATACACCGGATCCTACCAAGCGAATCCTGCAGGTTACCAGGCCACTTACTCGGCTCAAACCACAATAGCGGCCCAGCCAACTACACAAGCAAAAC CTACCATGTACGTTGCACAACAGACCGGTGCTGCAGCCAATCAGCAGAAGGCAGTTGGATGGCAAGGTTATAAGAAGGGAGGAGCCGGTGGTATCAAAAACATGCGCATGAAGGCCCCGCCCAAACCACAGCAACTACACTATTGCGACGTGTGTAAGATAAG TTGCGCAGGACCACAAACTTATCGTGAACACTTGGAAGGTCAGAAGCACAAGAAACGTGAAGCTGCCACAAAAATGACTGCATCAGTTGCCGTGACAAGTCAAAATCGAGCAGGAAATTCACTCAGATGTCAGTTATGTGACGTGACTTGTACTG GAAACGATGCTTATGCTGCCCACATCAGAGGTGCCAAACATCAGAAGGTTGTGTTGCTGCATACGAAACTGGGAAAGCCCATACCCCCCCAAGAGCCAGAGGTAATAGGAGGTGCTCGTAAGTCTGCCACAACTGCTCCAAAGATAAACTTTGTGCAATCAGGCGGTCTGGGCATGCCCGCAGGTAATGGTGAAAATAAAGACGACCAAGAGGCAGAGGAAGTCCCGGAACCGGATATTCAACCAGTAGGTCAGGACTACATTGAGGAGATCAAGAGCGAGGATGGAAAG GTGATCAGCTTCAATTGCAAACTTTGCGAATGCCGTTTCAATGACCCCAATGCCAAAGAGATGCACATGAAGGGCAGACGTCATAGACTGCAGTACAAAAAGAAAGTGGATCCCCAGCTTGTTGTCGATGTGAAGCCCTCTTTGAAACAAAgaagaattcaagaagaaaaggCACGTAGAATC GCTATAAGAGAAGAAATGTGGACGAGACGTCATTATAACAATATGCAAGGCGACGAAGAAGATAGGATGTATTGGGAAGACCGTAGGCGTTACGAAGAGGAATACATGGTAATGTATGGACACGGAAACATGCCCTTCCCCAGAGGAAGAGTCTACCCAGGTGGAGCGCCACCTCCC ggCATACCGATGAGAAGAGCCGAATCGAGCGATGACAGGCACGTGATGGCCAGACACACTGAAATTTACCCGAAAGAAGAAGAACTACAAGCCATTCAACGGATCGTCTCTCACACCGAAAGGGCCCTCAAGATGGTGAGTGATCAGTTGGCCGAAGACAAACCAAACGATTCTACAACTGTGAAAACTGAAGGCGTCAAAATCGAGGTGGACACCAAATCTGCAGACACTCAACAGAAAGAAGACGGCCGTGATAATCAGtt GTTTTCGTTCCAACAGAACCGCGACGCAAACAGGATGCTAAAGGGTGTAATGCGCGTGGGTCATTTGGCCAAAGGTCTATTGCTGCGTGGTGACAACAAGGTCGAACTGGTCGTTCTTTGTGATGACAAACCCACCCTAACCCTTCTGAGAAAGGTCGTCGCACTGTTGCCTGGTTTCTTGAAGGAAGTCGCGCCAGAGGTTGCTTACACAGTAACCATTAACGCTGCCGAGGCAGGTTTAACAGTTACAGGAGACAATCTAACCGTGCTCGTTCAATTGACTAGCCCCGTCATGAGGGACCAAG AAGCTGCGAGCGGCGGGTTGGACCGGGATGTTCTAGCACGTGGCAAATGTCTCCAGGCGCTGGCAGCCCTCAGACATACCAAATGGTTCCAG GCACGAGCCTTGGGTCTACACTCCTGTGTAGTTATTATACGTATCTTGAGGGATTTGTGTCAAAGAGTTCCCACATGGCAGCCATTAAGCTCTTGG gcTATGGAATTGCTAGctgaaaaagttatttcatCTGTACCCGGATCAGCTCAACTGTCTCCTGGAGATGCTTTAAGAAGAGTCATGGAAGCCGTTGCCAGCGGCCTTCTATTACCTGGAGGACCTGGATTGGGTGACCCTTGCGAGAAAGATAATCCAGATGCAGCTTCTGCTCTGACTGTTCAACAAAGGGAAGATCTGACATGTTCGTCGCAGTATGCTCTCAGGTTGATTGCCTACAGGCAAATTTATAAG gTTTTGGGAATGGATCCTCTACCTGCACCACAGAAAGTATTTAGAAGAGATAGATCAGCACGCAAACGACGTCGCTCTGGAGGAGAACAAGAAGGTTCAGAAA gtgaTAGTGGAAAATTAATCAAGACAGATTTAAATGATTCAGCAAAGGAAACTGATAAATGA
- the LOC123676450 gene encoding zinc finger RNA-binding protein isoform X3, translated as MATNNYFGFTHGGTQYSAQATGAAYQAASQAGYAVAAPATAAAAATYGTQRPAGYDTAAYQAAAAAAAPGATYAAVSTGATPAYEYGYGYDQTAAAKTATYATTYTQRPATAQPQAQAATAVAAKPAQYTGSYQANPAGYQATYSAQTTIAAQPTTQAKPNSTTYSGYDAALYSAATMYVAQQTGAAANQQKAVGWQGYKKGGAGGIKNMRMKAPPKPQQLHYCDVCKISCAGPQTYREHLEGQKHKKREAATKMTASVAVTSQNRAGNSLRCQLCDVTCTGNDAYAAHIRGAKHQKVVLLHTKLGKPIPPQEPEVIGGARKSATTAPKINFVQSGGLGMPAGNGENKDDQEAEEVPEPDIQPVGQDYIEEIKSEDGKQVISFNCKLCECRFNDPNAKEMHMKGRRHRLQYKKKVDPQLVVDVKPSLKQRRIQEEKARRIAIREEMWTRRHYNNMQGDEEDRMYWEDRRRYEEEYMVMYGHGNMPFPRGRVYPGGAPPPGIPMRRAESSDDRHVMARHTEIYPKEEELQAIQRIVSHTERALKMVSDQLAEDKPNDSTTVKTEGVKIEVDTKSADTQQKEDGRDNQLFSFQQNRDANRMLKGVMRVGHLAKGLLLRGDNKVELVVLCDDKPTLTLLRKVVALLPGFLKEVAPEVAYTVTINAAEAGLTVTGDNLTVLVQLTSPVMRDQEAASGGLDRDVLARGKCLQALAALRHTKWFQARALGLHSCVVIIRILRDLCQRVPTWQPLSSWAMELLAEKVISSVPGSAQLSPGDALRRVMEAVASGLLLPGGPGLGDPCEKDNPDAASALTVQQREDLTCSSQYALRLIAYRQIYKVLGMDPLPAPQKVFRRDRSARKRRRSGGEQEGSESDSGKLIKTDLNDSAKETDK; from the exons ATGGCCACGAATAATTATTTTGGATTTACACATGGTGGAACCCAATATAG TGCCCAAGCTACAGGTGCTGCATACCAGGCTGCCAGTCAGGCAGGATATGCTGTAGCTGCTCCTGCTACAGCTGCTGCAGCAGCCACCTATGGTACTCAGAGACCAGCAGGTTATGACACAGCGGCTTACCAGGCTGCTGCAGCTGCTGCTGCCCCTGGTGCCACTTACGCAGCTGTAAGCACAGGTGCAACACCAGCGTATGAATACGGTTACG GTTACGATCAGACTGCCGCAGCAAAAACTGCAACATATGCTACTACTTATACGCAGAGGCCTGCAACTGCTCAACCTCAAGCACAGGCAGCC ACTGCTGTCGCTGCTAAACCTGCTCAATACACCGGATCCTACCAAGCGAATCCTGCAGGTTACCAGGCCACTTACTCGGCTCAAACCACAATAGCGGCCCAGCCAACTACACAAGCAAAAC CTAATTCGACGACATATTCAGGATACGACGCGGCTCTTTATTCTGCAGCTACCATGTACGTTGCACAACAGACCGGTGCTGCAGCCAATCAGCAGAAGGCAGTTGGATGGCAAGGTTATAAGAAGGGAGGAGCCGGTGGTATCAAAAACATGCGCATGAAGGCCCCGCCCAAACCACAGCAACTACACTATTGCGACGTGTGTAAGATAAG TTGCGCAGGACCACAAACTTATCGTGAACACTTGGAAGGTCAGAAGCACAAGAAACGTGAAGCTGCCACAAAAATGACTGCATCAGTTGCCGTGACAAGTCAAAATCGAGCAGGAAATTCACTCAGATGTCAGTTATGTGACGTGACTTGTACTG GAAACGATGCTTATGCTGCCCACATCAGAGGTGCCAAACATCAGAAGGTTGTGTTGCTGCATACGAAACTGGGAAAGCCCATACCCCCCCAAGAGCCAGAGGTAATAGGAGGTGCTCGTAAGTCTGCCACAACTGCTCCAAAGATAAACTTTGTGCAATCAGGCGGTCTGGGCATGCCCGCAGGTAATGGTGAAAATAAAGACGACCAAGAGGCAGAGGAAGTCCCGGAACCGGATATTCAACCAGTAGGTCAGGACTACATTGAGGAGATCAAGAGCGAGGATGGAAAG CAGGTGATCAGCTTCAATTGCAAACTTTGCGAATGCCGTTTCAATGACCCCAATGCCAAAGAGATGCACATGAAGGGCAGACGTCATAGACTGCAGTACAAAAAGAAAGTGGATCCCCAGCTTGTTGTCGATGTGAAGCCCTCTTTGAAACAAAgaagaattcaagaagaaaaggCACGTAGAATC GCTATAAGAGAAGAAATGTGGACGAGACGTCATTATAACAATATGCAAGGCGACGAAGAAGATAGGATGTATTGGGAAGACCGTAGGCGTTACGAAGAGGAATACATGGTAATGTATGGACACGGAAACATGCCCTTCCCCAGAGGAAGAGTCTACCCAGGTGGAGCGCCACCTCCC ggCATACCGATGAGAAGAGCCGAATCGAGCGATGACAGGCACGTGATGGCCAGACACACTGAAATTTACCCGAAAGAAGAAGAACTACAAGCCATTCAACGGATCGTCTCTCACACCGAAAGGGCCCTCAAGATGGTGAGTGATCAGTTGGCCGAAGACAAACCAAACGATTCTACAACTGTGAAAACTGAAGGCGTCAAAATCGAGGTGGACACCAAATCTGCAGACACTCAACAGAAAGAAGACGGCCGTGATAATCAGtt GTTTTCGTTCCAACAGAACCGCGACGCAAACAGGATGCTAAAGGGTGTAATGCGCGTGGGTCATTTGGCCAAAGGTCTATTGCTGCGTGGTGACAACAAGGTCGAACTGGTCGTTCTTTGTGATGACAAACCCACCCTAACCCTTCTGAGAAAGGTCGTCGCACTGTTGCCTGGTTTCTTGAAGGAAGTCGCGCCAGAGGTTGCTTACACAGTAACCATTAACGCTGCCGAGGCAGGTTTAACAGTTACAGGAGACAATCTAACCGTGCTCGTTCAATTGACTAGCCCCGTCATGAGGGACCAAG AAGCTGCGAGCGGCGGGTTGGACCGGGATGTTCTAGCACGTGGCAAATGTCTCCAGGCGCTGGCAGCCCTCAGACATACCAAATGGTTCCAG GCACGAGCCTTGGGTCTACACTCCTGTGTAGTTATTATACGTATCTTGAGGGATTTGTGTCAAAGAGTTCCCACATGGCAGCCATTAAGCTCTTGG gcTATGGAATTGCTAGctgaaaaagttatttcatCTGTACCCGGATCAGCTCAACTGTCTCCTGGAGATGCTTTAAGAAGAGTCATGGAAGCCGTTGCCAGCGGCCTTCTATTACCTGGAGGACCTGGATTGGGTGACCCTTGCGAGAAAGATAATCCAGATGCAGCTTCTGCTCTGACTGTTCAACAAAGGGAAGATCTGACATGTTCGTCGCAGTATGCTCTCAGGTTGATTGCCTACAGGCAAATTTATAAG gTTTTGGGAATGGATCCTCTACCTGCACCACAGAAAGTATTTAGAAGAGATAGATCAGCACGCAAACGACGTCGCTCTGGAGGAGAACAAGAAGGTTCAGAAA gtgaTAGTGGAAAATTAATCAAGACAGATTTAAATGATTCAGCAAAGGAAACTGATAAATGA
- the LOC123676450 gene encoding zinc finger RNA-binding protein isoform X8 has product MATNNYFGFTHGGTQYSAQATGAAYQAASQAGYAVAAPATAAAAATYGTQRPAGYDTAAYQAAAAAAAPGATYAAVSTGATPAYEYGYGYDQTAAAKTATYATTYTQRPATAQPQAQAATAVAAKPAQYTGSYQANPAGYQATYSAQTTIAAQPTTQAKPTMYVAQQTGAAANQQKAVGWQGYKKGGAGGIKNMRMKAPPKPQQLHYCDVCKISCAGPQTYREHLEGQKHKKREAATKMTASVAVTSQNRAGNSLRCQLCDVTCTGNDAYAAHIRGAKHQKVVLLHTKLGKPIPPQEPEVIGGARKSATTAPKINFVQSGGLGMPAGNGENKDDQEAEEVPEPDIQPVGQDYIEEIKSEDGKQVISFNCKLCECRFNDPNAKEMHMKGRRHRLQYKKKVDPQLVVDVKPSLKQRRIQEEKARRIAIREEMWTRRHYNNMQGDEEDRMYWEDRRRYEEEYMVMYGHGNMPFPRGRVYPGGAPPPGIPMRRAESSDDRHVMARHTEIYPKEEELQAIQRIVSHTERALKMVSDQLAEDKPNDSTTVKTEGVKIEVDTKSADTQQKEDGRDNQLFSFQQNRDANRMLKGVMRVGHLAKGLLLRGDNKVELVVLCDDKPTLTLLRKVVALLPGFLKEVAPEVAYTVTINAAEAGLTVTGDNLTVLVQLTSPVMRDQEAASGGLDRDVLARGKCLQALAALRHTKWFQARALGLHSCVVIIRILRDLCQRVPTWQPLSSWAMELLAEKVISSVPGSAQLSPGDALRRVMEAVASGLLLPGGPGLGDPCEKDNPDAASALTVQQREDLTCSSQYALRLIAYRQIYKVLGMDPLPAPQKVFRRDRSARKRRRSGGEQEGSESDSGKLIKTDLNDSAKETDK; this is encoded by the exons ATGGCCACGAATAATTATTTTGGATTTACACATGGTGGAACCCAATATAG TGCCCAAGCTACAGGTGCTGCATACCAGGCTGCCAGTCAGGCAGGATATGCTGTAGCTGCTCCTGCTACAGCTGCTGCAGCAGCCACCTATGGTACTCAGAGACCAGCAGGTTATGACACAGCGGCTTACCAGGCTGCTGCAGCTGCTGCTGCCCCTGGTGCCACTTACGCAGCTGTAAGCACAGGTGCAACACCAGCGTATGAATACGGTTACG GTTACGATCAGACTGCCGCAGCAAAAACTGCAACATATGCTACTACTTATACGCAGAGGCCTGCAACTGCTCAACCTCAAGCACAGGCAGCC ACTGCTGTCGCTGCTAAACCTGCTCAATACACCGGATCCTACCAAGCGAATCCTGCAGGTTACCAGGCCACTTACTCGGCTCAAACCACAATAGCGGCCCAGCCAACTACACAAGCAAAAC CTACCATGTACGTTGCACAACAGACCGGTGCTGCAGCCAATCAGCAGAAGGCAGTTGGATGGCAAGGTTATAAGAAGGGAGGAGCCGGTGGTATCAAAAACATGCGCATGAAGGCCCCGCCCAAACCACAGCAACTACACTATTGCGACGTGTGTAAGATAAG TTGCGCAGGACCACAAACTTATCGTGAACACTTGGAAGGTCAGAAGCACAAGAAACGTGAAGCTGCCACAAAAATGACTGCATCAGTTGCCGTGACAAGTCAAAATCGAGCAGGAAATTCACTCAGATGTCAGTTATGTGACGTGACTTGTACTG GAAACGATGCTTATGCTGCCCACATCAGAGGTGCCAAACATCAGAAGGTTGTGTTGCTGCATACGAAACTGGGAAAGCCCATACCCCCCCAAGAGCCAGAGGTAATAGGAGGTGCTCGTAAGTCTGCCACAACTGCTCCAAAGATAAACTTTGTGCAATCAGGCGGTCTGGGCATGCCCGCAGGTAATGGTGAAAATAAAGACGACCAAGAGGCAGAGGAAGTCCCGGAACCGGATATTCAACCAGTAGGTCAGGACTACATTGAGGAGATCAAGAGCGAGGATGGAAAG CAGGTGATCAGCTTCAATTGCAAACTTTGCGAATGCCGTTTCAATGACCCCAATGCCAAAGAGATGCACATGAAGGGCAGACGTCATAGACTGCAGTACAAAAAGAAAGTGGATCCCCAGCTTGTTGTCGATGTGAAGCCCTCTTTGAAACAAAgaagaattcaagaagaaaaggCACGTAGAATC GCTATAAGAGAAGAAATGTGGACGAGACGTCATTATAACAATATGCAAGGCGACGAAGAAGATAGGATGTATTGGGAAGACCGTAGGCGTTACGAAGAGGAATACATGGTAATGTATGGACACGGAAACATGCCCTTCCCCAGAGGAAGAGTCTACCCAGGTGGAGCGCCACCTCCC ggCATACCGATGAGAAGAGCCGAATCGAGCGATGACAGGCACGTGATGGCCAGACACACTGAAATTTACCCGAAAGAAGAAGAACTACAAGCCATTCAACGGATCGTCTCTCACACCGAAAGGGCCCTCAAGATGGTGAGTGATCAGTTGGCCGAAGACAAACCAAACGATTCTACAACTGTGAAAACTGAAGGCGTCAAAATCGAGGTGGACACCAAATCTGCAGACACTCAACAGAAAGAAGACGGCCGTGATAATCAGtt GTTTTCGTTCCAACAGAACCGCGACGCAAACAGGATGCTAAAGGGTGTAATGCGCGTGGGTCATTTGGCCAAAGGTCTATTGCTGCGTGGTGACAACAAGGTCGAACTGGTCGTTCTTTGTGATGACAAACCCACCCTAACCCTTCTGAGAAAGGTCGTCGCACTGTTGCCTGGTTTCTTGAAGGAAGTCGCGCCAGAGGTTGCTTACACAGTAACCATTAACGCTGCCGAGGCAGGTTTAACAGTTACAGGAGACAATCTAACCGTGCTCGTTCAATTGACTAGCCCCGTCATGAGGGACCAAG AAGCTGCGAGCGGCGGGTTGGACCGGGATGTTCTAGCACGTGGCAAATGTCTCCAGGCGCTGGCAGCCCTCAGACATACCAAATGGTTCCAG GCACGAGCCTTGGGTCTACACTCCTGTGTAGTTATTATACGTATCTTGAGGGATTTGTGTCAAAGAGTTCCCACATGGCAGCCATTAAGCTCTTGG gcTATGGAATTGCTAGctgaaaaagttatttcatCTGTACCCGGATCAGCTCAACTGTCTCCTGGAGATGCTTTAAGAAGAGTCATGGAAGCCGTTGCCAGCGGCCTTCTATTACCTGGAGGACCTGGATTGGGTGACCCTTGCGAGAAAGATAATCCAGATGCAGCTTCTGCTCTGACTGTTCAACAAAGGGAAGATCTGACATGTTCGTCGCAGTATGCTCTCAGGTTGATTGCCTACAGGCAAATTTATAAG gTTTTGGGAATGGATCCTCTACCTGCACCACAGAAAGTATTTAGAAGAGATAGATCAGCACGCAAACGACGTCGCTCTGGAGGAGAACAAGAAGGTTCAGAAA gtgaTAGTGGAAAATTAATCAAGACAGATTTAAATGATTCAGCAAAGGAAACTGATAAATGA
- the LOC123676450 gene encoding zinc finger RNA-binding protein isoform X2 yields MATNNYFGFTHGGTQYSAQATGAAYQAASQAGYAVAAPATAAAAATYGTQRPAGYDTAAYQAAAAAAAPGATYAAVSTGATPAYEYGYGYDQTAAAKTATYATTYTQRPATAQPQAQAATAVAAKPAQYTGSYQANPAGYQATYSAQTTIAAQPTTQAKQANSTTYSGYDAALYSAATMYVAQQTGAAANQQKAVGWQGYKKGGAGGIKNMRMKAPPKPQQLHYCDVCKISCAGPQTYREHLEGQKHKKREAATKMTASVAVTSQNRAGNSLRCQLCDVTCTGNDAYAAHIRGAKHQKVVLLHTKLGKPIPPQEPEVIGGARKSATTAPKINFVQSGGLGMPAGNGENKDDQEAEEVPEPDIQPVGQDYIEEIKSEDGKVISFNCKLCECRFNDPNAKEMHMKGRRHRLQYKKKVDPQLVVDVKPSLKQRRIQEEKARRIAIREEMWTRRHYNNMQGDEEDRMYWEDRRRYEEEYMVMYGHGNMPFPRGRVYPGGAPPPGIPMRRAESSDDRHVMARHTEIYPKEEELQAIQRIVSHTERALKMVSDQLAEDKPNDSTTVKTEGVKIEVDTKSADTQQKEDGRDNQLFSFQQNRDANRMLKGVMRVGHLAKGLLLRGDNKVELVVLCDDKPTLTLLRKVVALLPGFLKEVAPEVAYTVTINAAEAGLTVTGDNLTVLVQLTSPVMRDQEAASGGLDRDVLARGKCLQALAALRHTKWFQARALGLHSCVVIIRILRDLCQRVPTWQPLSSWAMELLAEKVISSVPGSAQLSPGDALRRVMEAVASGLLLPGGPGLGDPCEKDNPDAASALTVQQREDLTCSSQYALRLIAYRQIYKVLGMDPLPAPQKVFRRDRSARKRRRSGGEQEGSESDSGKLIKTDLNDSAKETDK; encoded by the exons ATGGCCACGAATAATTATTTTGGATTTACACATGGTGGAACCCAATATAG TGCCCAAGCTACAGGTGCTGCATACCAGGCTGCCAGTCAGGCAGGATATGCTGTAGCTGCTCCTGCTACAGCTGCTGCAGCAGCCACCTATGGTACTCAGAGACCAGCAGGTTATGACACAGCGGCTTACCAGGCTGCTGCAGCTGCTGCTGCCCCTGGTGCCACTTACGCAGCTGTAAGCACAGGTGCAACACCAGCGTATGAATACGGTTACG GTTACGATCAGACTGCCGCAGCAAAAACTGCAACATATGCTACTACTTATACGCAGAGGCCTGCAACTGCTCAACCTCAAGCACAGGCAGCC ACTGCTGTCGCTGCTAAACCTGCTCAATACACCGGATCCTACCAAGCGAATCCTGCAGGTTACCAGGCCACTTACTCGGCTCAAACCACAATAGCGGCCCAGCCAACTACACAAGCAAAAC AAGCTAATTCGACGACATATTCAGGATACGACGCGGCTCTTTATTCTGCAGCTACCATGTACGTTGCACAACAGACCGGTGCTGCAGCCAATCAGCAGAAGGCAGTTGGATGGCAAGGTTATAAGAAGGGAGGAGCCGGTGGTATCAAAAACATGCGCATGAAGGCCCCGCCCAAACCACAGCAACTACACTATTGCGACGTGTGTAAGATAAG TTGCGCAGGACCACAAACTTATCGTGAACACTTGGAAGGTCAGAAGCACAAGAAACGTGAAGCTGCCACAAAAATGACTGCATCAGTTGCCGTGACAAGTCAAAATCGAGCAGGAAATTCACTCAGATGTCAGTTATGTGACGTGACTTGTACTG GAAACGATGCTTATGCTGCCCACATCAGAGGTGCCAAACATCAGAAGGTTGTGTTGCTGCATACGAAACTGGGAAAGCCCATACCCCCCCAAGAGCCAGAGGTAATAGGAGGTGCTCGTAAGTCTGCCACAACTGCTCCAAAGATAAACTTTGTGCAATCAGGCGGTCTGGGCATGCCCGCAGGTAATGGTGAAAATAAAGACGACCAAGAGGCAGAGGAAGTCCCGGAACCGGATATTCAACCAGTAGGTCAGGACTACATTGAGGAGATCAAGAGCGAGGATGGAAAG GTGATCAGCTTCAATTGCAAACTTTGCGAATGCCGTTTCAATGACCCCAATGCCAAAGAGATGCACATGAAGGGCAGACGTCATAGACTGCAGTACAAAAAGAAAGTGGATCCCCAGCTTGTTGTCGATGTGAAGCCCTCTTTGAAACAAAgaagaattcaagaagaaaaggCACGTAGAATC GCTATAAGAGAAGAAATGTGGACGAGACGTCATTATAACAATATGCAAGGCGACGAAGAAGATAGGATGTATTGGGAAGACCGTAGGCGTTACGAAGAGGAATACATGGTAATGTATGGACACGGAAACATGCCCTTCCCCAGAGGAAGAGTCTACCCAGGTGGAGCGCCACCTCCC ggCATACCGATGAGAAGAGCCGAATCGAGCGATGACAGGCACGTGATGGCCAGACACACTGAAATTTACCCGAAAGAAGAAGAACTACAAGCCATTCAACGGATCGTCTCTCACACCGAAAGGGCCCTCAAGATGGTGAGTGATCAGTTGGCCGAAGACAAACCAAACGATTCTACAACTGTGAAAACTGAAGGCGTCAAAATCGAGGTGGACACCAAATCTGCAGACACTCAACAGAAAGAAGACGGCCGTGATAATCAGtt GTTTTCGTTCCAACAGAACCGCGACGCAAACAGGATGCTAAAGGGTGTAATGCGCGTGGGTCATTTGGCCAAAGGTCTATTGCTGCGTGGTGACAACAAGGTCGAACTGGTCGTTCTTTGTGATGACAAACCCACCCTAACCCTTCTGAGAAAGGTCGTCGCACTGTTGCCTGGTTTCTTGAAGGAAGTCGCGCCAGAGGTTGCTTACACAGTAACCATTAACGCTGCCGAGGCAGGTTTAACAGTTACAGGAGACAATCTAACCGTGCTCGTTCAATTGACTAGCCCCGTCATGAGGGACCAAG AAGCTGCGAGCGGCGGGTTGGACCGGGATGTTCTAGCACGTGGCAAATGTCTCCAGGCGCTGGCAGCCCTCAGACATACCAAATGGTTCCAG GCACGAGCCTTGGGTCTACACTCCTGTGTAGTTATTATACGTATCTTGAGGGATTTGTGTCAAAGAGTTCCCACATGGCAGCCATTAAGCTCTTGG gcTATGGAATTGCTAGctgaaaaagttatttcatCTGTACCCGGATCAGCTCAACTGTCTCCTGGAGATGCTTTAAGAAGAGTCATGGAAGCCGTTGCCAGCGGCCTTCTATTACCTGGAGGACCTGGATTGGGTGACCCTTGCGAGAAAGATAATCCAGATGCAGCTTCTGCTCTGACTGTTCAACAAAGGGAAGATCTGACATGTTCGTCGCAGTATGCTCTCAGGTTGATTGCCTACAGGCAAATTTATAAG gTTTTGGGAATGGATCCTCTACCTGCACCACAGAAAGTATTTAGAAGAGATAGATCAGCACGCAAACGACGTCGCTCTGGAGGAGAACAAGAAGGTTCAGAAA gtgaTAGTGGAAAATTAATCAAGACAGATTTAAATGATTCAGCAAAGGAAACTGATAAATGA